In Cucurbita pepo subsp. pepo cultivar mu-cu-16 chromosome LG04, ASM280686v2, whole genome shotgun sequence, the following are encoded in one genomic region:
- the LOC111793178 gene encoding protein LIGHT-DEPENDENT SHORT HYPOCOTYLS 10-like, with translation MSFEGGTKDFSEGSSSTSSPQPGGSIPSRYESQKRRDWNTFCQYLKNQRPPVPLSHCSCNHVLEFLRYLDQFGKTKVHVQGCMFYGQPEPPAPCTCPLRQAWGSLDALIGRLRAAYEESGGSPETNPFASGAIRVYLRDVRECQAKARGIPYKKKKKKTTTTNQSKGAEDSTSMMHFVP, from the coding sequence ATGTCTTTCGAAGGAGGAACCAAAGATTTCTCTGAAGGATCTTCATCAACCTCTTCCCCTCAGCCTGGTGGATCAATCCCAAGCCGATACGAGTCCCAAAAACGACGAGATTGGAACACATTTTGCCAATACTTGAAGAATCAAAGGCCCCCAGTTCCTCTTTCCCATTGTAGTTGTAACCATGTTTTGGAGTTTTTAAGGTACCTCGATCAGTTTGGCAAGACAAAAGTTCATGTTCAAGGTTGCATGTTCTACGGCCAGCCCGAGCCACCTGCCCCTTGTACTTGCCCTTTAAGACAAGCTTGGGGCAGTTTGGATGCCCTTATTGGGCGCTTGAGAGCTGCTTATGAAGAAAGTGGTGGCTCCCCGGAGACCAACCCCTTTGCTAGCGGTGCAATTAGGGTTTATCTTAGGGATGTCAGAGAGTGTCAAGCTAAAGCTAGAGGAATTCcttacaagaagaagaagaagaagactaCTACCACTAATCAATCCAAAGGAGCTGAAGATTCAACCTCTATGATGCACTTTGTCCCTTGA
- the LOC111793177 gene encoding phosphoenolpyruvate carboxylase 2-like, translated as MAAPKNLEKMASIDAQLRLLAPSKVSEDDKLVEYDVLLLDRFLDILQDLHGEDLRETVQECYEFSAEYERKHDPKKLEELGNVLTSLDPGDSIVVAKSFSHMLNLANLAEEVQIAYRRRIKLKKGGFADEANATTESDIEETFKRLLQLNKSPQEVFDALKNQTVDLVFTAHPTQSVRRSLLQKHGRIRNCLTQLYAKDITPDDKQELDEALQREIQAAFRTDEIRRTPPTPQDEMRAGMSYFHETIWKGVPKFLRRVDTALKNIGIDERVPYNAPLIQFSSWMGGDRDGNPRVTPEVTRDVCLLARMMAANLYFSQIEDLMFELSMWRCTHELQSRADELHRSSRKDAKHYIEFWKQIPPNEPYRVILGDVRDKLYNTRERARHLLTNGMSDIPDDTTFTDVEQFLEPLELCYRSLCACGDRPIADGSLLDFLRQVSTFGLSLVRLDIRQESDRHTDVIDAITNYLGIGSYKDWSEQQRQEWLLSELSGKRPLFGPDLPKTEEIADVLDTFSVIAELPSDNFGAYIISMATAPSDVLAVELLQRECHVQKPLRVVPLFEKLADLEAAPSSMARLFSIDWYRNRIDGKQEVMIGYSDSGKDAGRLSAAWQLYKAQEELIQVAKEYGVKLTMFHGRGGTVGRGGGPTHLAILSQPPDTIHGSLRVTVQGEVIEQSFGEEHLCFRTLQRFTAATLEHGMNPPVSPKPEWRALMDEMAVVATEKYRSIVFQEPRFVEYFRLATPELEYGRMNIGSRPSKRKPSGGIESLRAIPWIFAWTQTRFHLPVWLGFGSAFKSVIDKDVKNLHMLQEMYSQWPFFRVTIDLVEMVFAKGDPGIAALYDKLLVSKDLWSFGEQLRANFEETKHLLLQVAKHKDLLEGDPYLRQRLRLRDSYITTLNVCQVYTLKRIRDPNYNVKVRPHLSKEYLESSKSAAELVKLNPKSEYAPGLEDTLILTMKGIAAGMQNTG; from the exons ATGGCGGCGCCTAAGAACTTGGAGAAAATGGCTTCGATTGATGCACAATTGAGGCTTCTTGCACCGAGCAAGGTGTCGGAAGATGATAAGTTGGTGGAGTATGATGTTTTGCTGTTGGATCGCTTTCTGGATATTCTTCAGGATTTACATGGGGAGGATCTTAGAGAAACT GTTCAAGAGTGTTATGAATTTTCAGCCGAGTATGAGAGGAAGCATGACCctaaaaaattggaagaacTTGGGAATGTTTTAACAAGTTTGGATCCTGGCGACTCTATCGTCGTAGCGAAATCCTTTTCCCATATGCTTAATTTAGCTAATTTAGCTGAGGAAGTTCAGATTGCCTATAGGAGAAGGATAAAGTTAAAGAAAGGTGGATTTGCTGATGAGGCCAATGCTACAACTGAGTCAGATATTGAAGAAACCTTCAAGAGGCTTCTTCAATTGAATAAGTCCCCTCAAGAAGTATTTGATGCTTTGAAAAACCAGACTGTAGATTTGGTCTTTACCGCCCATCCGACTCAGTCTGTTCGTAGATCTTTGCTTCAAAAGCATGGCAG GATAAGAAATTGCTTGACTCAATTGTATGCAAAAGACATTACTCCTGATGACAAACAGGAACTTGATGAAGCTCTGCAACGGGAG ATTCAAGCTGCATTTCGCACGGATGAAATTCGACGAACTCCTCCAACGCCGCAGGACGAAATGCGAGCTGGTATGAGCTACTTTCATGAGACAATCTGGAAAGGTGTACCTAAGTTCTTGCGCCGAGTGGATACTGCTTTGAAGAACATAGGAATTGACGAACGTGTTCCTTATAATGCTCCCCTTATTCAGTTTTCGTCGTGGATGGGTGGGGATCGTGATG GGAACCCCCGGGTTACACCCGAGGTAACAAGGGATGTCTGCTTATTAGCTAGAATGATGGCTGCCAACTTATATTTTTCCCAGATAGAGGATCTTATGTTTGAG TTATCTATGTGGAGATGTACTCACGAGTTACAGAGCCGTGCTGATGAACTTCATAGATCCTCAAGAAAAGATGCAAAGCACTACATAG AGTTTTGGAAACAAATTCCTCCAAATGAGCCCTACCGTGTTATTCTTGGTGATGTACGAGACAAGTTATACAATACGCGTGAACGTGCTCGTCATTTATTAACCAATGGAATGTCTGACATTCCCGACGATACAACTTTCACCGATGTTGAGCAG TTCCTGGAGCCTCTGGAACTCTGCTACAGGTCGCTCTGTGCTTGTGGCGATCGTCCCATTGCTGATGGGAGCCTTCTCGATTTCTTACGGCAAGTTTCTACATTTGGGCTTTCACTTGTAAGGCTGGATATCCGGCAAGAATCAGACAGACACACTGATGTCATTGATGCTATCACTAACTACCTGGGTATTGGTTCGTACAAAGACTGGTCGGAACAACAAAGGCAAGAATGGCTACTATCTGAACTCAGTGGCAAACGCCCTCTTTTCGGTCCTGATCTTCCAAAGACAGAAGAAATTGCTGATGTTCTGGACACCTTCAGTGTCATTGCAGAGCTTCCTTCAGATAACTTTGGTGCCTACATTATCTCAATGGCAACAGCACCATCTGATGTGCTTGCTGTTGAGCTTCTACAACGTGAATGTCATGTGCAGAAGCCATTGAGGGTTGTGCCATTATTTGAAAAACTTGCTGATCTTGAGGCTGCTCCTTCTTCTATGGCTCGTCTCTTTTCAATCGACTGGTATAGAAACCGCATCGATGGTAAGCAAGAAGTCATGATCGGGTACTCGGATTCCGGGAAGGATGCTGGTCGTCTCTCTGCTGCTTGGCAGCTATATAAGGCACAAGAAGAACTCATCCAAGTGGCAAAAGAATATGGAGTTAAGCTCACAATGTTCCATGGCCGAGGAGGAACAGTTGGCAGAGGAGGAGGACCTACACATCTTGCTATATTATCTCAGCCCCCAGATACAATTCATGGTTCACTACGTGTCACAGTTCAAGGCGAGGTTATTGAACAATCTTTTGGTGAGGAGCACTTGTGCTTTCGAACACTTCAGCGTTTTACCGCTGCAACGCTCGAGCATGGCATGAATCCACCTGTTTCTCCGAAGCCCGAATGGCGCGCGCTCATGGATGAGATGGCTGTTGTTGCTACAGAGAAATACCGATCCATAGTTTTCCAGGAACCTCGTTTTGTCGAATACTTCCGCCTT GCTACCCCGGAGTTAGAATATGGTCGAATGAATATCGGAAGTCGTCCATCAAAGAGGAAGCCAAGTGGAGGCATAGAATCACTGCGTGCAATTCCATGGATCTTTGCTTGGACGCAGACAAGGTTTCATCTACCAGTTTGGCTTGGTTTTGGATCAGCATTTAAAAGTGTCATTGATAAGGATGTGAAGAATCTTCACATGCTTCAGGAGATGTACAGTCAGTGGCCGTTTTTTAGAGTCACTATTGACTTAGTTGAAATGGTGTTTGCCAAAGGTGACCCTGGCATTGCTGCTCTGTATGACAAGCTTCTCGTGTCGAAAGATCTATGGTCGTTTGGGGAGCAATTGAGGGCCAACTTTGAAGAAACTAAGCACCTCCTCCTTCAG gtAGCTAAACACAAGGATCTTCTTGAAGGAGACCCCTACTTGAGGCAGCGACTCCGACTTCGTGACTCGTACATAACCACCCTTAACGTTTGCCAAGTGTACACATTGAAGCGTATCCGTGATCCCAACTACAACGTGAAAGTTAGACCTCATCTGTCAAAGGAATACCTAGAATCAAGCAAATCTGCTGCAGAACTTGTGAAACTCAACCCCAAGAGCGAGTACGCCCCGGGTTTGGAGGACACTCTCATCTTAACGATGAAGGGTATCGCCGCCGGTATGCAGAACACTGGTTAA
- the LOC111793148 gene encoding bifunctional riboflavin kinase/FMN phosphatase-like, whose protein sequence is MNSFDSDLGRVSAVILDLDGTLLDTERATKDVLKDFLAKYGKDLDKKREEEKRLGMTQKESAAAIVRDYGLPLTPDQFIQEITPMYREKWPSVKALPGADRLIKHLYSHKVPFALASNSSNEYIYAKIASVNGWKDWFSVILGSDQVIQGKPAPYLFEEAAKRMGVDASQCLVIEDSLVGVKAAKAAKMKVVAVPSHGEVECSSLADKVLHSLLEFQPELWGLPPFEDWVDRTLPIDPIHLSSQYVNGSISEISEDPSLPDQVFGTFIGWAGTGTAWTIKVVVNIGWNCSSCTKQKRIWKLWPVDGCDSKVFEQQMQLMLVGYICRLNCKDLATMDAREIEEFKHIANTLLDRPMFVNGSCTSLTAKATSGMDE, encoded by the exons ATGAATTCCTTTGATTCTGACCTTGGTAGAGTTTCTGCTGTGATTCTCGATCTCGATGGAACCCTTTTGGACACTG AGAGGGCGACAAAAGACGTGTTGAAGGATTTCTTGGCAAAATATGGAAAGGATTTGGATAAAAAGAGGGAAGAGGAGAAGAGATTGGGAATGACTCAGAAAGAATCAGCGGCTGCAATCGTTCGGGACTATGGCCTTCCATTGACGCCAGACCAATTTATTCAAGAAATTACTCCCATGTACAGGGAAAA ATGGCCCTCTGTCAAAGCACTTCCTGGTGCTGATCGTCTTATCAAACATCTTTACTCTCACAAGGTGCCATTTGCGCTCGcttcaaattcatcaaatgaGTATATCTACGCAAAAATTGCTAGTGTAAACg GTTGGAAGGATTGGTTTTCTGTGATTCTTGGTAGCGACCAGGTTATTCAAGGGAAACCTGCTCCTTATCT ATTTGAAGAGGCAGCGAAGAGGATGGGCGTAGATGCTTCTCAGTGTTTGGTCATTGAAGATTCCTT GGTTGGTGTCAAAGCAGCCAAGGCTGCCAAGATGAAGGTTGTAGCTGTCCCATCCCATGGAGAAGTTGAATGCTCTTCCTTAGCAGATAAAGTGCTTCATTCTTTACTGGAATTTCAGCCTGAGCTGTGGGGTCTTCCCCCATTTGAAGACT GGGTAGATAGAACCTTACCGATTGATCCAATACATCTGAGCTCTCAATATGTTAATGGGTCCATAAGTGAAATATCAG AGGATCCATCATTGCCTGACCAAGTTTTTGGAACGTTCATCGGTTGGGCTGGCACTGGTACGGCTTGGACCATCAAGGTTGTGGTTAACATCGGATGGAATTGCAGTTCCTGTACTAAACAGAAAAGGATTTGG AAACTATGGCCAGTGGACGGATGCGATAGCAAAGTATTTGAGCAGCAAATGCAACTCATGCTTGTTGGCTACATCTGCAGATTGAATTGCAAG GATCTTGCAACCATGGATGCGAGAGAGATTGAAGAGTTCAAGCATATAGCGAACACTTTGCTGGACCGACCCATGTTTGTCAACGGTTCATGCACATCTCTTACTGCAAAAGCAACTTCTGGCATGGATGAATAA
- the LOC111793149 gene encoding 14-3-3-like protein D, which translates to MASSRERENFVYIAKLAEQAERYDEMVDAMKNVAKLDVELTVEERNLLSVGYKNVVGARRASWRILSSIEQKEEAKGNETNAKRIKEYRQKVETELSGICTDIMTVIDEHLIPSASAGESTVFYYKMKGDYYRYLAEFKSGNEKKDAADQSMKAYEAATSSAESELPPTHPIRLGLALNFSVFYYEILNSPERACHLAKQAFDGAISELDTLNEESYKDSTLIMQLLRDNLTLWTSDIPEDGDDAQKVNGIVKVAGGDDE; encoded by the exons ATGGCTTCATCCAGAGAGCGCGAGAACTTCGTTTACATCGCTAAGCTCGCCGAGCAGGCCGAGCGTTATGATG AAATGGTGGATGCAATGAAGAATGTTGCAAAGCTTGATGTCGAATTGACAGTGGAGGAAAGAAATTTACTCTCTGTTGGGTACAAGAATGTGGTTGGTGCAAGGAGAGCCTCATGGAGGATTTTATCATCAATAGAGCAGAAAGAAGAAGCtaaaggaaatgaaacaaatgCCAAGCGCATCAAGGAGTACAGACAAAAGGTTGAAACAGAGCTCTCTGGTATTTGTACTGATATCATGACAGTGATTGACGAACACCTAATTCCCTCTGCTTCAGCTGGGGAATCAACAGTGTTCTACTATAAGAT GAAAGGAGATTATTATCGTTACCTTGCAGAATTTAAATCTGGTAATGAGAAGAAAGATGCAGCTGATCAATCGATGAAAGCATATGAG GCTGCAACTAGCTCAGCCGAATCTGAATTGCCTCCTACACATCCTATCCGCTTGGGTTTGGCATTAAATTTCTCTGTCTTCTATTATGAAATCCTGAATTCACCTGAAAG ggCCTGCCACCTTGCAAAGCAAGCTTTTGATGGAGCCATCTCCGAACTTGACACCCTCAATGAGGAGTCTTACAAAGACAGCACCTTAATCATGCAGCTTCTTAGAGACAACCTCACATTGTGGACTTCTGACATCCCAGAGGATGGAG ATGATGCCCAAAAGGTCAACGGCATCGTCAAAGTTGCCGGTGGCGATGATGAG TGA